The following are encoded together in the Ovis aries strain OAR_USU_Benz2616 breed Rambouillet chromosome X, ARS-UI_Ramb_v3.0, whole genome shotgun sequence genome:
- the LOC114111447 gene encoding melanoma-associated antigen B4-like gives MAPSSPDAGPSCAGSDEFAQGPEEESAGASKAAPATQSPLIDPLTRKTSMLVEFLLDKYTKKEPISQHALLKVVGKKYWQHFPETLRRASKHMELVFGLDLMEVNCSRNIYALINKLNLGGNEGLSDERGLPKYGFLMLLLGIIFKKGNGAPGEEVWEFLSVLGVYTGRRHWIFGEPRRLITKDMVQKKYLKYRQVPNGDPLYYEFLWGPRASLRQIR, from the coding sequence ATGGCCCCTAGCTCTCCTGATGCAGGGCCTTCCTGTGCAGGATCTGATGAATTTGCCCAGGGCCCAGAGGAGGAAAGTGCAGGTGCCTCCAAGGCAGCCCCTGCTACTCAGAGCCCTCTCATAGATCCTCTGACGAGAAAGACCAGCATGCTGGTGGAGTTCCTGCTGGACAAATACACCAAGAAGGAGCCAATCTCGCAGCATGCCCTGCTGAAGGTCGTTGGCAAGAAGTATTGGCAGCACTTCCCTGAGACCCTCAGGAGAGCCTCTAAGCACATGGAGCTGGTATTTGGCCTGGATCTGATGGAAGTCAACTGTAGCAGGAACATCTATGCTCTCATCAACAAGCTCAACCTCGGGGGCAATGAAGGTCTGAGTGATGAGAGGGGTCTGCCCAAGTACGGTTTCCTCATGTTGCTCCTAGGCATTATCTTTAAGAAGGGTAATGGCGCCCCCGGGGAGGAGGTCTGGGAATTCCTCAGTGTGTTGGGGGTCTATACTGGGAGGAGGCACTGGATCTTTGGGGAGCCCAGAAGGCTCATCACAAAAGATATGGTGCAGAAGAAGTACCTGAAGTACCGACAGGTGCCCAATGGCGATCCTCTGTACTATGAGTTCCTGTGGGGCCCGAGAGCTTCTTTGAGACAAATAAGATGA